The Candidatus Binatia bacterium genome window below encodes:
- a CDS encoding MgtC/SapB family protein — translation MKPPDITAAQFLTRLGVAALLGIAIGFERQWRQRSAGLHTSSLVSIGAALFALLDEMLNAGDTSRIVAGVVTGVGFIAGGVILRTGANITGLNTAATMWATAAVGALAGFGFWTQAAAGAVAVIAMNLLLQPLANAIDARAGRRNASEDDA, via the coding sequence ATGAAGCCTCCCGATATCACCGCGGCTCAGTTCCTGACGCGCTTGGGCGTCGCGGCGCTGCTCGGCATCGCGATCGGCTTCGAGCGTCAGTGGCGCCAACGCTCGGCGGGACTGCATACGAGCAGCCTCGTCTCGATCGGCGCGGCCCTCTTCGCGCTGCTCGACGAGATGCTCAACGCCGGCGACACGAGCCGCATCGTCGCAGGCGTCGTCACCGGCGTCGGCTTCATCGCAGGCGGCGTGATCCTGCGCACCGGCGCGAATATTACCGGATTGAATACTGCGGCGACGATGTGGGCGACCGCCGCGGTCGGAGCGCTGGCTGGGTTCGGATTCTGGACCCAAGCAGCCGCCGGCGCGGTCGCCGTGATCGCGATGAACCTGCTCCTCCAGCCGCTCGCAAACGCGATCGACGCCCGTGCCGGGCGGCGCAACGCGAGCGAAGACGACGCGTAG
- the selB gene encoding selenocysteine-specific translation elongation factor: MHVIGTAGHVDHGKSALITALTGTNPDRLIEERERGMTLDLGFAHLRYDDGVEAGIVDVPGHERFLHNMLAGAAGMELLLLVVDANEGAMPQTIEHLQILQFLNVRKIVVVVSKIDLVEPPQRDAALERIREQLQGTIAANAPMLAVSAQTGENLDALRERLHDELIAMPPRNAKAPVYLPIDRVFTLPGLGTVVTGTLIQGSIESGETLAIEPGGRRAHVRGIGVFDSTVPRVEAGSRVALNLAGLDRREIERGDAIAGAELTAARDVRVRFVPLQCAQPLLRRKTPVRAYIGSAEILGTLVADDDAPRGQEMRARLHLREPAVAFPGLRFVLRRPSPMTLLGGGYVEGIEQPEDAASHECAVLAVLRAANGAAVEPAAIATAANLREAETREALERLVASGDALAIARPHAYVDGAAAAAMLENALALLDETHGNEPWAMGTTSIALSRAAGVDEALLVRVLARFVEEGRLTNRGGYYAKPEFAPAFTGEQRAFFDRLVPAPSEQPLLPVTFAEAAAAVKAAKIPGAARAFETMLARGAFVRVGSDLYRGSQIAQVRERVEALLRERGRMTAAEFRDLLGTSRKYAVPLLEWLDARGITIRDGDLRMLRSTKGGTPA, encoded by the coding sequence GTGCACGTCATCGGCACGGCGGGACACGTCGACCATGGAAAGTCGGCGTTGATCACCGCACTCACGGGAACGAACCCCGACCGGTTGATCGAGGAGCGCGAGCGCGGCATGACGCTCGATCTCGGCTTCGCGCACCTGCGCTACGACGACGGCGTCGAAGCCGGCATCGTCGACGTTCCAGGGCACGAGCGCTTCCTTCACAACATGCTCGCCGGTGCGGCCGGGATGGAGCTGCTGCTGCTCGTCGTGGATGCAAACGAGGGCGCGATGCCGCAGACGATCGAGCACCTGCAGATCCTGCAGTTCCTCAACGTGCGCAAGATCGTCGTCGTCGTCAGTAAGATCGATCTGGTCGAACCCCCGCAGCGCGATGCCGCCCTCGAGCGAATCCGCGAGCAGCTGCAGGGGACGATCGCCGCAAACGCGCCGATGCTCGCCGTCTCGGCGCAGACCGGTGAGAATCTCGACGCGCTGCGCGAGCGGTTGCACGACGAACTGATCGCGATGCCGCCGCGCAACGCGAAGGCGCCGGTCTACCTGCCGATCGATCGCGTCTTCACGCTGCCCGGCCTCGGAACCGTCGTCACCGGCACGCTGATCCAAGGCAGCATCGAGAGCGGCGAGACGCTCGCGATCGAACCGGGCGGGCGGCGCGCGCACGTGCGCGGCATCGGCGTCTTCGACTCGACCGTGCCGCGCGTCGAGGCCGGCTCGCGCGTCGCGCTCAATCTCGCCGGTCTCGACCGCCGCGAGATCGAGCGAGGCGACGCGATCGCGGGCGCCGAGCTGACCGCGGCGCGCGACGTGCGCGTGCGTTTCGTGCCGCTGCAATGCGCGCAGCCGCTGCTGCGCCGCAAGACGCCGGTGCGCGCCTACATCGGCTCGGCCGAGATCCTGGGAACGCTCGTCGCCGACGACGACGCGCCACGCGGGCAGGAGATGCGCGCGCGCCTCCACTTGCGCGAACCGGCCGTTGCGTTCCCGGGCCTGCGCTTCGTCTTGCGGCGGCCGTCGCCGATGACGCTGCTCGGCGGCGGCTACGTCGAGGGCATCGAGCAGCCCGAAGACGCAGCCTCGCACGAATGCGCGGTGCTCGCGGTGCTCCGCGCGGCCAACGGTGCGGCCGTCGAGCCGGCGGCGATCGCGACCGCTGCGAACCTGCGCGAGGCCGAGACGCGCGAGGCGCTCGAGCGGCTCGTCGCGAGCGGCGACGCGCTCGCGATCGCGCGCCCGCATGCCTACGTTGACGGCGCCGCCGCGGCCGCGATGCTCGAGAACGCGCTCGCGCTGCTCGACGAGACGCACGGCAACGAGCCGTGGGCGATGGGAACGACCTCGATCGCGCTCTCGCGCGCGGCGGGAGTCGACGAAGCGCTGCTCGTGCGCGTGCTCGCGCGTTTCGTGGAAGAGGGGCGGCTGACCAATCGCGGCGGTTACTACGCAAAGCCGGAGTTCGCGCCCGCGTTCACCGGCGAGCAGCGCGCCTTCTTCGACCGCCTCGTGCCGGCCCCGAGCGAGCAGCCGCTGCTGCCGGTGACGTTCGCCGAGGCGGCCGCGGCGGTGAAAGCCGCGAAGATACCCGGCGCCGCGCGCGCCTTCGAGACGATGCTCGCTCGCGGCGCCTTCGTGCGGGTCGGGAGCGATCTCTACCGCGGCTCCCAGATCGCGCAAGTGCGCGAGCGCGTCGAGGCGCTGCTCCGCGAGCGCGGACGGATGACGGCCGCCGAGTTTCGCGATCTGCTCGGGACGTCTCGCAAGTACGCCGTCCCGCTCTTGGAATGGCTCGACGCGCGCGGCATCACGATCCGCGACGGCGACCTGCGCATGCTGCGCTCGACTAAAGGAGGTACTCCGGCATGA
- a CDS encoding GNAT family N-acetyltransferase translates to MDRELTGRICRLRQYRSDDAEAVRALADDYAVARWMTRAFPHPYRLEDAREWIALSLSRARGPHFAVEVDGALAGGIGFQPLAGERSGCALFGYWLGRKYWGRGVGTDAATTLADAALASGIVYRLEATVFAENVASARVLEKSGFGFEATMRGYYLDRDDRVCDGLLYARVEEPASR, encoded by the coding sequence ATGGACCGTGAGCTGACCGGCCGGATCTGCCGGCTGCGGCAGTATCGGAGCGACGATGCGGAGGCGGTGCGCGCGCTCGCCGACGACTACGCAGTCGCGCGCTGGATGACGCGCGCCTTCCCGCATCCGTACAGGCTCGAAGACGCGCGGGAGTGGATCGCGCTCTCGCTCAGCCGCGCGCGCGGCCCTCACTTTGCCGTCGAGGTGGATGGTGCTCTCGCGGGCGGCATCGGATTCCAGCCGCTCGCCGGCGAGCGCAGCGGCTGCGCGCTGTTCGGTTATTGGCTCGGGCGGAAGTATTGGGGCCGCGGCGTCGGCACCGACGCGGCGACGACGCTCGCGGACGCGGCGCTGGCCAGCGGCATCGTCTATCGGCTCGAGGCGACCGTCTTCGCCGAGAACGTCGCGTCGGCGCGGGTACTCGAAAAGAGCGGCTTCGGCTTCGAGGCGACGATGCGCGGCTACTATCTCGATCGCGACGATCGCGTCTGCGACGGGTTGCTCTACGCTCGCGTAGAAGAGCCTGCCTCACGATGA